The following DNA comes from Verrucomicrobiota bacterium.
AACGAATCAAATGAATCTAAATTATAACCTAAGCACAACGGGTCTCCATTTTTCGGGGCAATCTCAATTCCGCTTCCGCTGGCAAAGGCCACTTTCAACCAATACGAAAAGCTTAAAGAATTGGGACTCGGGCAGCTCGATAAATCGGCCGTTGCGGAACTTACATTTCCGGGAAGAGCGGGATTACCCAAAGGCTGAGCGAAAGCCTCATGTTTACTCCGGAATAAATGAACTTCATCACCCGTCCGATATAGGATTAACCCGATATCTTTTCTCTTGAGATTACGGGATCAAATTAGCTCAGACGGCTTTCCATGATAGACCTAATCATAATAACTATTTATTTCCTAGCATCGCTGTTTTTATTTTCGTACGGCGTAAACTGTTATGTGATAGTATGGCTCTATCTTAAGACATTTAAAAAAGGCAGGGAAACGAATGCGCAAATCGAGCAGGCCAATCTGAATATTTGGAACGATCCTCAAAGTCTCCCCAAGGTAACAACTCAAATTCCACTCTATAATGAGTTAAACGTTGCAGAGCGAGTTATGCGGGCGGCAGCGGCTATGGACTACCCCGCCGGCATGCACGAGGTACAGGTTCTCGACGACTCGAATGACGAGACCTGTAAGCGCATAGATGAAGTAGCAGAGCTCCTTCGCGGCGAGGGCGTGGATATAACCATTGTTCGCCGAGATAACCGGAATGGATACAAGGCCGGTGCGTTAGAGGAAGGAACACGCCAGGCAAAGGGAGAGCTATTAGCCGTTTTCGACAGTGACTTCGTCCCTCAAAAAGACTTTCTAAAACGCATGGTCCCCTTTTTCATCAATGACGCCAAAGTTGGATTGGTCCAGGCACGTTGGGGTCACTTGAATAAGGACTATTCCTTACTCACCAGGACCCAATCATTGGGTATCGACGGTCATTTTATTGTCGAACAGAGTGCGCGCTCATTTTCGGGATTATTTATGAACTTTAACGGCACGGCCGGCATTTGGAGAAAACAAACAATTGAGGATGCGGGCGGATGGCAACATGACACCCTTACTGAAGATCTCGACCTATCCTACCGAGCCCAGTTGGCTGGTTGGAAAGCAACCTTCGTTCCGGATGTCATCGTACCGGCTGAGGTGCCGGAAACGGTGGCTGCCTTCAAAAGCCAACAGTTCCGGTGGGCAAAAGGATCCATTCAAACGGCGATCAAGCTATTCCCCAAACTCTTAAAATCCGACCTGAGTTTCTTTCAAAAAGTCCAAGCCTATTTTCACCTGACACATTATTCGATTCACCCCTTCATGGTGATGCTTGCGATATTGGGATTACCGGTAATTCTTGCAGCAGAAACCAAGATTACCACAGGCATGTTTCTCGGAATCGGTAGCTTGATGAGTCTAGCGACATTCGCGCCGAGTACGCTCTATTGGTTTAGTCAGAAACAAGCGGATATACATTGGGCCTGCAGACTAATTGGAATCCCAATGCTCATGTTCACCGGTGTAGGTATCGCGATATCCAATACGCGTGCAGTTCTTGAAGCGATTTTCGGCATACCAAGCGGATTTATCAGAACACCTAAAAGAGGTGATAAAGGGCTGAAAAACTATTCGGTCAAGATGCCAATTCTTCCGGTACTTGAAATCTTATTAAGCGCATACTGTTGGTTTTCCATTGTGCAGTTTTTCCCATTGAAGAAATGGTTCGTCGCGCCCTTTTTAGTTATTTACGCCATCGGCTTTGGTTATATTGGGATTCTCGGATTGATTCAAGGAACCGTAATCAGTCGATTGACCGGGCGAAGTAAGAAGCCAGAAACCGCACCTGCAACCGCCTAAGGCGAATACTTTGAATCAGTTCCTGCGGCCATTCGTTTTTAGTGTTTCGGTTCTTGTTTTTCTGGGATTCACGCTTGCAGCTGGCCTGACTGATTCTTTGGCGGAAGATGCTTCCTCCCTCATCATCTATTACATTGGGATGGCGATTACCGGAACATTGGTTTGGGCATTTTTCCCAGATCTTCGTAACCCAAAGAAATCCGTTTTTATCATTGTAGGCCTTGCGGTTATTAGTCGTTTGCTAATGGCGGGATTTCCGACCAGCGACGACGTGAATCGATACCTTTGGGAAGGGAAACTCCTCCTGGAAGGCGAGAGTCCTTACTCGATGAATGCCGATGATCCCGCACGGGAGCAATATCGGGATAGATTCTGGGAAGGCATGAATCATCGCGATAAAACGACCGCCTATCCTCCTCTCTCTTTGGCAGTATTTGCCGGACTCAATTTGGTTAGCTACAATCTTTGGATCTACAAACTGTTCTTCGGCTTGATGGATTTGGCAGCCCTGGGAATCATTATCCGAATATTAAATACAAGAAACCTTCCACTTCGAAACAGTCTGATCTACGCCCTGAGTCCGTTGACAATTATTTCCTTTAGCGGTGAGGCGCATTTCGACTCTCTCTTTATTTTCTTAACCCTCTCATCCCTTTATTTATTTGAAAAAGACAAGACATCGCTTGCCTGGATAATTCTTGGGCTTAGCATCCAAATAAAAATCATAAGCGTGCTTCTAATCCCATTACTCTTTTGGAAGAAACGCTCAGTAAAGGCACTCTGGATTGTGGTTCCGTTAGCCCTACTCTCTCTGCTTTTTTTAAATGATTTCCCAAACCTGATAAACGGGATCCTTCACTACGGTGGAAGTATGTCCCATAACGGTTCGTTGAATCATCTATTTATTGATTATCTCGGAAGTCGAGAGTCCGCTTCAAAGCTGTCCGCGCTGATCTTAATGGTGGTGGTGCTTGTTGTTACAATTCGGATTAAGGATGTTCTGAAAGGTAGTTTTATAATTTTTGGTAGTCTAATTCTGCTTTCACCAACTGTCCACTATTGGTACCTAACTTGGGCGCTACCATTTGTGGTATTTTTCCCAACCTTGCCATGGCTGTTTTTACTAGCGCTTTCAGCGTTTTATTTTTCGGCCTGGGCGCAATTTGGAAAGAGTGGTGAATGGTATCAGCCGATGACTTATCTTCGGATCCAATGGATTCCCTTCTACATATTATGGGTTCCGTTATTTCTACGGAGTTTACGGAAACTATTGCACAAACCCATAACAGAGAAAACCAATACTCTTTCAGTTGTCATTCCTACATTGAACGAAGGTGCCCATTTGAACACATGCCTTTCGTCAATTGAGCAATCTTCCATAACCGTTGACGAAATAATAATCGTTGATGGTGGTTCCACAGACGATACCAGGTCGATGGTCAAAGGAAACCGCGTGCAATTACTTAAAAGCGAGATGGGACGAGGATATCAGATCGCAAAAGGTGTGGCCCACAGCAACTCCGATGTAATTTTGGTCCTCCATGCAGATGCTCAGATCAGCCCAGGGGCTTTGGAGAAGATGATGCACACCTTGAAACTAAATCCTGAAATCGTTGGCGGAGCCATTGGGCAAAGGTTCATGAACACCAAACCAAAACCGGTTCTGCTCTTAGTCGAAGCGTTGAATGACCTGCGAGCATTGTGGCAGGAAAACAGCTTTGGTGATCAAGGACAATTCTTTAGACGCTCAACCATAGAAAGGTTGGGCGGTTTCCCAAGCATTCCATTGATGGAAGATGTCGAGTTAACAGCGCTTCTCAAAAAGGAAGGAGATCTGGCGTTATTGGATTGCGACATTGTGTGTTCAGCCCGGAGATGGGAAAAGGACAAAGCCTCCAGCAGGTTTCTACAAGTCTTGTCATTAGTAATCCGGTACAAAGTGCTCAAGCTGTTTGGCAGAGACCCTTCGAAGCAATTATTTAAGGAATACTATTCACGCTGACTAAAGCAATGGAGCAATTAGCCGGGCCGCTTCTTCGAAAATTTTTCGCACCTTGGGAGGATTTAATTCCCGTTGGTTTCCGAAGGGACGACAACGATCGCACAACCAATCGAGCCATTTGATAATGGGTTCAATATCCTCAAGAGATGTGTGGATCATACCAATCTCGAAATTCACAAATAGGCTGCGAATATCAAAGTTCGCTGACCCGTGCAGCACCAACTTCCTGTCAGAAAGTACGAGCTTCGCATGAACCATCCCCTCCGTAAATAACTGTATTTTCACACCGGCCTGGTGCAATTCCCTTAAGTATTGAGTTCGAGCAAAATCAACAAGTGCCCAATTCGATTTTTCCGGAAGAACGAGCGTAATTCTTTTTCCTCGATGCGCCTTCACGATCAAGGAACGCAGGAGCACTTCATCGGGAATAAAATACGGA
Coding sequences within:
- a CDS encoding glycosyltransferase — encoded protein: MIDLIIITIYFLASLFLFSYGVNCYVIVWLYLKTFKKGRETNAQIEQANLNIWNDPQSLPKVTTQIPLYNELNVAERVMRAAAAMDYPAGMHEVQVLDDSNDETCKRIDEVAELLRGEGVDITIVRRDNRNGYKAGALEEGTRQAKGELLAVFDSDFVPQKDFLKRMVPFFINDAKVGLVQARWGHLNKDYSLLTRTQSLGIDGHFIVEQSARSFSGLFMNFNGTAGIWRKQTIEDAGGWQHDTLTEDLDLSYRAQLAGWKATFVPDVIVPAEVPETVAAFKSQQFRWAKGSIQTAIKLFPKLLKSDLSFFQKVQAYFHLTHYSIHPFMVMLAILGLPVILAAETKITTGMFLGIGSLMSLATFAPSTLYWFSQKQADIHWACRLIGIPMLMFTGVGIAISNTRAVLEAIFGIPSGFIRTPKRGDKGLKNYSVKMPILPVLEILLSAYCWFSIVQFFPLKKWFVAPFLVIYAIGFGYIGILGLIQGTVISRLTGRSKKPETAPATA
- a CDS encoding glycosyltransferase encodes the protein MNQFLRPFVFSVSVLVFLGFTLAAGLTDSLAEDASSLIIYYIGMAITGTLVWAFFPDLRNPKKSVFIIVGLAVISRLLMAGFPTSDDVNRYLWEGKLLLEGESPYSMNADDPAREQYRDRFWEGMNHRDKTTAYPPLSLAVFAGLNLVSYNLWIYKLFFGLMDLAALGIIIRILNTRNLPLRNSLIYALSPLTIISFSGEAHFDSLFIFLTLSSLYLFEKDKTSLAWIILGLSIQIKIISVLLIPLLFWKKRSVKALWIVVPLALLSLLFLNDFPNLINGILHYGGSMSHNGSLNHLFIDYLGSRESASKLSALILMVVVLVVTIRIKDVLKGSFIIFGSLILLSPTVHYWYLTWALPFVVFFPTLPWLFLLALSAFYFSAWAQFGKSGEWYQPMTYLRIQWIPFYILWVPLFLRSLRKLLHKPITEKTNTLSVVIPTLNEGAHLNTCLSSIEQSSITVDEIIIVDGGSTDDTRSMVKGNRVQLLKSEMGRGYQIAKGVAHSNSDVILVLHADAQISPGALEKMMHTLKLNPEIVGGAIGQRFMNTKPKPVLLLVEALNDLRALWQENSFGDQGQFFRRSTIERLGGFPSIPLMEDVELTALLKKEGDLALLDCDIVCSARRWEKDKASSRFLQVLSLVIRYKVLKLFGRDPSKQLFKEYYSR